In the genome of Nocardiopsis composta, one region contains:
- a CDS encoding AAA family ATPase: MGASEAAGRPRGAGVPAPGASPAGTGGTARPGPADPAALAGLLDAQDYLADDGAATACFLALRMGRPLFLEGDAGVGKTELAKALAAVLGSPLIRLQCYEGIDASQALYDWDHPRQLLHLRAAQAAAPEAGAPGGRIAADELEAGLYDRRYLLARPLLQALEAAVDPARPAVLLIDEIDRADDEFEAFLLEFLSDFAITVPELGTVRAQVPPLTVLTSNRTREVHDALKRRCLYHWMPHPSFEREVAIIRRRRPEAPEHLVRAVAAAAQRLRDPEPTGFDLLKPPGVAETIDWTAALAALGAPALTPDAAARTLGAVLKHRDDHEAVRARLDALLDGRPGRGAAEAPR, translated from the coding sequence ATGGGCGCATCCGAGGCCGCCGGCCGTCCGCGCGGAGCCGGCGTGCCCGCCCCCGGTGCCTCCCCGGCCGGGACGGGCGGCACCGCCCGGCCGGGCCCGGCGGACCCCGCGGCGCTCGCCGGGCTGCTCGACGCGCAGGACTACCTCGCCGACGACGGCGCCGCCACCGCCTGCTTCCTCGCGCTGCGCATGGGGCGCCCGCTCTTCCTGGAGGGCGACGCCGGGGTGGGCAAGACCGAACTGGCCAAGGCGCTCGCCGCGGTCCTCGGCTCCCCGCTCATCCGGCTCCAGTGCTACGAGGGCATCGACGCCTCCCAGGCCCTCTACGACTGGGACCACCCCCGCCAGCTGCTGCACCTGCGCGCGGCGCAGGCCGCCGCCCCCGAGGCCGGCGCCCCCGGCGGCCGGATCGCCGCCGACGAGCTCGAAGCCGGCCTCTACGACCGCCGCTACCTGCTGGCCCGGCCGCTGCTGCAGGCACTGGAGGCCGCCGTCGACCCGGCGCGCCCGGCGGTGCTGCTCATCGACGAGATCGACCGCGCCGACGACGAGTTCGAGGCGTTCCTGCTGGAGTTCCTCTCCGACTTCGCCATCACCGTCCCGGAGCTGGGCACCGTCCGCGCGCAGGTGCCCCCGCTCACCGTGCTCACCTCCAACCGCACCCGAGAGGTGCACGACGCCCTCAAGCGGCGCTGCCTCTACCACTGGATGCCGCACCCCTCCTTCGAGCGGGAGGTCGCGATCATCCGCAGGCGCCGGCCGGAGGCGCCCGAGCACCTGGTGCGCGCGGTCGCCGCGGCCGCCCAGCGGCTGCGCGACCCCGAGCCGACCGGCTTCGACCTGCTCAAACCGCCCGGGGTGGCGGAGACCATCGATTGGACCGCGGCCCTGGCCGCGCTGGGCGCCCCCGCCCTCACCCCCGACGCGGCGGCCCGCACCCTCGGCGCGGTCCTCAAGCACCGCGACGACCACGAGGCGGTCCGCGCCCGGCTGGACGCCCTGCTCGACGGGAGGCCGGGGCGCGGCGCGGCGGAGGCCCCGAGATGA
- a CDS encoding vWA domain-containing protein, with amino-acid sequence MSTATAPGADGAATAIVGFVRALRAAGVPADTARAAAFAEALTAVDPARAGDVYWAGRLTLCSGPDDLGPYDACFAAYFGGARPPNGRRRPRPGAPRTPPWTADGGAGAAGGRDDARVRPVAADRTEVLRHADIGRLSAAERAEVARLVSLIRTGRPRRRTRRRAPAARGGLDHRRTLAAAARTDGEPLRLKYRDRTERPRRVVLLVDVSGSMSPYAESLLRFAHALVRGHPAGTEAFSIGTRLTRLTRELRTADPARALRAAGAAVPDWRGGTRLGTELKRFLDVHGGRGMARGAVAVIASDGWERGDAALLGTATARLSRLAHRVVWVNPHKAQPGYRPLAAGMAAALPHVDDFVSGHSLDALERLAAAIAGGRPEGGGPRA; translated from the coding sequence ATGAGCACCGCGACGGCGCCCGGCGCGGACGGCGCGGCCACCGCGATCGTCGGCTTCGTCCGCGCGCTGCGCGCGGCCGGTGTGCCCGCCGACACCGCGCGGGCCGCGGCGTTCGCCGAGGCGCTGACCGCGGTCGACCCCGCCCGCGCCGGCGACGTGTACTGGGCCGGGCGGCTCACCCTGTGCTCCGGGCCGGACGACCTCGGCCCCTACGACGCGTGCTTCGCCGCCTACTTCGGCGGGGCCCGGCCGCCGAACGGCCGCCGCCGGCCGCGGCCGGGCGCACCGCGCACCCCGCCGTGGACCGCCGACGGCGGGGCCGGCGCCGCCGGCGGGCGGGACGACGCCCGGGTCCGCCCGGTCGCCGCCGACCGCACCGAGGTGCTGCGCCACGCCGACATCGGCCGGCTCTCCGCGGCGGAGCGCGCCGAGGTCGCCCGGCTCGTCTCGCTGATCCGCACCGGCCGGCCGCGCCGCAGGACGCGGCGGCGGGCACCGGCCGCCCGGGGCGGCCTGGACCACCGGCGCACCCTCGCCGCGGCCGCGCGCACCGACGGCGAGCCGCTCCGGCTCAAGTACCGGGACCGCACCGAGCGGCCGCGCCGGGTCGTGCTGCTGGTCGACGTCAGCGGTTCGATGTCGCCCTACGCCGAGTCCCTGCTGCGCTTCGCGCACGCCCTGGTGCGCGGCCACCCCGCCGGCACCGAGGCGTTCAGCATCGGCACCCGGCTCACCCGGCTCACCCGCGAGCTGCGCACCGCCGACCCCGCCCGGGCGCTGCGCGCGGCCGGTGCCGCCGTCCCGGACTGGCGCGGCGGCACCCGGCTCGGCACCGAGCTCAAGCGCTTCCTGGACGTGCACGGCGGGCGGGGCATGGCCCGCGGGGCGGTCGCGGTCATCGCCTCCGACGGGTGGGAGCGCGGCGACGCCGCGCTGCTCGGCACCGCCACCGCCCGGCTCTCCCGGCTCGCCCACCGGGTGGTGTGGGTCAACCCGCACAAGGCCCAGCCGGGCTACCGGCCGCTCGCGGCGGGCATGGCCGCGGCGCTGCCGCACGTCGACGACTTCGTGTCCGGGCACAGCCTGGACGCGCTGGAACGCCTGGCCGCCGCCATCGCCGGCGGCCGCCCCGAAGGAGGAGGACCACGTGCGTGA
- a CDS encoding XdhC family protein, whose amino-acid sequence MRDIRSAVAEMYAGGETFALATVIDTYSSSPREPGAAMAVAPSGEVVGSVSGGCVEGAVYELAQQVIETGLPARETYGVSDEEAFAVGLTCGGILHILVEPVDPRRYPRLADVLAAIDGHRPVAVATVVGGPGPLGARRVVWPDGAEGSLGAPRLDAAVDDDARGMLAQGGTGTLHYGADGQRRGDDLEVFVQSFAPAPRMLVFGAIDFAAAVADIGAYLGYRVTVCDARPVFATRKRFPRAEEVVVKWPHAYLAEIEDEIDERTAICVLTHDPKFDVPVLEVALRTRAGYVGAMGSRRTHEDRLARLREAGVPPERLARLHSPIGLDLGARTPEETAVSIAAELIQTRWGGSGRPLTDTTGRIHVEPMARPLAAARRAD is encoded by the coding sequence GTGCGTGACATCCGCTCGGCCGTGGCCGAGATGTACGCCGGCGGTGAGACGTTCGCCCTGGCCACCGTGATCGACACCTACAGCAGCTCGCCGCGCGAGCCCGGTGCGGCGATGGCCGTCGCCCCCTCCGGGGAAGTGGTGGGCAGCGTCTCCGGCGGCTGCGTCGAGGGCGCCGTCTACGAACTGGCCCAGCAGGTCATCGAGACCGGGCTGCCGGCGCGGGAGACCTACGGCGTCAGCGACGAGGAGGCCTTCGCCGTCGGCCTGACCTGCGGGGGCATCCTGCACATCCTGGTGGAGCCGGTGGACCCCCGCCGATACCCGCGGCTCGCCGACGTCCTCGCGGCCATCGACGGCCACCGCCCGGTCGCGGTGGCGACCGTGGTCGGCGGTCCCGGCCCGCTCGGCGCCCGCCGCGTGGTGTGGCCGGACGGCGCCGAGGGCTCGCTCGGCGCGCCCCGGCTGGACGCGGCGGTGGACGACGACGCCCGGGGCATGCTCGCCCAGGGCGGCACCGGAACCCTGCACTACGGCGCCGACGGCCAGCGGCGCGGCGACGACCTGGAGGTCTTCGTCCAGTCCTTCGCGCCCGCGCCGCGGATGCTGGTGTTCGGCGCGATCGACTTCGCCGCGGCCGTCGCCGACATCGGCGCCTACCTGGGCTACCGGGTGACCGTCTGCGACGCCCGCCCGGTCTTCGCCACCCGCAAGCGCTTCCCGCGCGCCGAGGAGGTCGTGGTCAAGTGGCCGCACGCCTACCTCGCCGAGATCGAGGACGAGATCGACGAGCGGACCGCGATCTGCGTGCTCACCCACGACCCCAAGTTCGACGTGCCGGTCCTGGAGGTCGCGCTGCGCACCCGCGCCGGCTACGTCGGCGCGATGGGCAGCAGGCGCACCCACGAGGACCGGCTGGCCCGGCTGCGCGAGGCCGGCGTCCCCCCGGAGCGGCTGGCCCGGCTGCACTCGCCGATCGGCCTGGACCTGGGCGCGCGCACCCCGGAGGAGACCGCGGTCTCCATCGCGGCCGAGCTGATCCAGACCAGGTGGGGCGGGAGCGGCCGGCCGCTCACCGACACCACCGGGCGCATCCACGTCGAACCGATGGCCCGCCCGCTCGCGGCGGCCCGCCGGGCCGACTGA
- a CDS encoding nucleotidyltransferase family protein has product MAEDEGPRVAGLLLAAGAGSRLGRPKALVELAGERLAERGVRTLREAGCAPVLVVTGAARVAVAGAEAVHNPDWASGMGSSLRAGLDALPAGAGAVVVALADQPLVTAAAVRRLIAAAVDGARVAAAAYAGHPRNPVLIGREHWPAVHAMAEGDVGARPFLRAHSELVTQVACDDVAAPDDIDTPEDLHRLEALLAAAPPGHPRSGALRPS; this is encoded by the coding sequence ATGGCCGAGGACGAGGGACCGCGGGTCGCCGGGCTGCTGCTGGCGGCCGGGGCCGGCAGCCGGCTCGGGCGGCCCAAGGCGCTGGTCGAGCTGGCCGGGGAGCGCCTCGCCGAGCGGGGCGTGCGGACGCTGCGCGAGGCCGGCTGCGCGCCGGTGCTCGTGGTCACCGGCGCGGCCCGGGTCGCCGTGGCGGGCGCCGAAGCGGTGCACAACCCGGACTGGGCGAGCGGCATGGGCTCCTCGCTGCGGGCCGGGCTGGACGCGCTGCCCGCCGGCGCCGGCGCGGTGGTGGTGGCCCTGGCCGACCAGCCGCTGGTCACCGCGGCCGCGGTCCGCCGGCTGATCGCCGCCGCGGTGGACGGGGCCCGGGTCGCCGCGGCCGCCTACGCCGGGCACCCGCGCAACCCGGTGCTGATCGGCCGGGAGCACTGGCCCGCCGTGCACGCCATGGCCGAGGGCGACGTCGGCGCCCGCCCCTTCCTCCGCGCCCACTCCGAGCTGGTCACCCAGGTGGCCTGCGACGACGTCGCCGCCCCCGACGACATCGACACCCCCGAGGACCTGCACCGCCTGGAGGCGCTGCTCGCGGCCGCCCCGCCCGGGCACCCGCGGAGCGGGGCCCTCCGCCCCTCCTGA
- a CDS encoding protein kinase domain-containing protein translates to MADPQQSDPVRPSDPAAPTTRLDPGQGGAPGRTHRITRVLRPREGEEERTGVLPAPQQTARIDRTRTAPRPLDATAVHRPGPQPWWRRAYGTVTGLPARLVTRAVVGPAGELDYAVPAEVRERYTVLGHIGSGGEAVVYLAEPKGAGGGTGEGGGTRLALKVYRPGHDINRELLERLRARGEADPHTPAIHGYGHARSAWGEEVAWEAQEYFPDGSLRSVLDRAPLPEEEARAVLAGVAECLHHWQTELQHNHTDVKPENLLVRSADPPAYALTDFGGAVRATMSRIYGRLAITEEYAAPEVVEGRREAPAAWWSLGVIVHEMAAGRRPPRGENWLTARSAEIDVSAVADERWRLLARGLLAPVPDERWGYDQVRQWLDGETPVVARARRNAPITFADAVHHDPPSLAFDLLDRSDKGEVWLRTHWSSLRTWLDREVNDYTFDRSLLTALQDRPELAQTAISALAAHFIPGMTPRFRGHDVSAEGVLALATGERSRHGVLREAVQSGALEYAARHWCDHPGCHDDGARRCALLERVQHEVPLVMEEAEATVRRLTREGAGDFSGVGGHVWDGAWAHAAELVLDPEAAPRERRALRTQAWNPVQRGPARHAEWWRAQRRAALRGAAGEIATNAALVMVALLMPVATAVGAETRRREIAEGRDRRRARWEGARAKAGTALTHVRERLPNGGADRPEDAGDQQRPPNAPYDPLAARRPQTALPRTGEQRKVDRGMRQIERAMTAGRCRRFAYPAALLGLVDGAGRSMLPPEGFFPESPGVLGAYQGLLDFRESPPVSAVADAASGLTGLLPADAASQWWLPVLLGAVLILLGRTAASRKRKARTQLAAYRLSVAGSVAMAVVLLANGLLTLGAGVLIPLDALLG, encoded by the coding sequence ATGGCCGATCCGCAGCAGTCCGACCCGGTCCGCCCTTCCGACCCGGCGGCGCCGACCACCCGGCTCGACCCCGGGCAGGGCGGGGCGCCGGGGCGGACGCACCGGATCACCCGGGTGCTGCGCCCCCGGGAGGGCGAGGAGGAGCGCACCGGCGTCCTCCCCGCCCCGCAGCAGACCGCCCGGATCGACCGCACCCGCACCGCGCCGCGGCCGCTGGACGCCACCGCCGTGCACCGCCCCGGCCCGCAGCCGTGGTGGCGGCGGGCCTACGGCACCGTCACCGGGCTCCCGGCCCGCCTGGTCACCCGGGCCGTGGTGGGGCCCGCCGGCGAACTGGACTACGCCGTCCCGGCCGAGGTCCGCGAGCGCTACACGGTGCTCGGGCACATCGGCTCCGGCGGCGAGGCCGTCGTCTACCTGGCCGAGCCGAAGGGCGCCGGGGGCGGTACCGGCGAAGGCGGCGGGACCCGGCTCGCGCTGAAGGTCTACCGCCCCGGCCACGACATCAACCGGGAGCTGCTGGAGCGGCTGCGCGCCCGGGGCGAGGCCGACCCGCACACCCCCGCGATCCACGGTTACGGGCACGCGCGCAGCGCCTGGGGCGAGGAGGTCGCCTGGGAGGCGCAGGAGTACTTCCCCGACGGATCGCTCCGCTCCGTGCTCGACCGGGCCCCGCTGCCCGAGGAGGAGGCCCGCGCGGTCCTCGCCGGCGTCGCCGAGTGCCTGCACCACTGGCAGACCGAGCTGCAGCACAACCACACCGACGTCAAGCCGGAGAACCTGCTGGTCCGCTCGGCGGACCCGCCGGCCTACGCGCTCACCGACTTCGGCGGCGCGGTGCGGGCGACGATGAGCCGGATCTACGGCCGGCTCGCCATCACCGAGGAGTACGCCGCCCCCGAGGTGGTCGAGGGCCGCCGGGAGGCCCCGGCCGCCTGGTGGTCGCTGGGCGTGATCGTGCACGAGATGGCCGCCGGCAGGCGCCCGCCGCGCGGCGAGAACTGGCTGACCGCGCGCAGCGCGGAGATCGACGTCTCCGCCGTCGCCGACGAGCGGTGGCGGCTGCTGGCCCGCGGCCTGCTCGCCCCGGTCCCCGACGAGCGCTGGGGCTACGACCAGGTCCGGCAGTGGCTGGACGGCGAGACGCCGGTGGTGGCGCGGGCCCGCCGCAACGCCCCGATCACGTTCGCCGACGCGGTCCACCACGACCCGCCCAGCCTCGCCTTCGACCTGCTGGACCGGTCGGACAAGGGCGAGGTGTGGCTGCGCACCCACTGGTCGTCGCTGCGCACCTGGCTGGACCGCGAGGTCAACGACTACACCTTCGACCGCTCCCTGCTGACCGCGCTGCAGGACCGCCCCGAGCTGGCGCAGACCGCGATCAGCGCGCTCGCCGCGCACTTCATCCCCGGGATGACCCCCCGGTTCCGCGGGCACGACGTCAGCGCCGAGGGGGTTCTGGCGCTGGCCACCGGCGAGCGGTCCCGGCACGGGGTGCTGCGCGAGGCCGTGCAGAGCGGAGCGCTTGAGTACGCCGCCCGGCACTGGTGCGACCACCCCGGCTGCCACGACGACGGCGCCCGCCGCTGCGCCCTGCTGGAGCGGGTGCAGCACGAGGTGCCGCTGGTCATGGAGGAGGCCGAGGCCACGGTGCGGCGGCTCACCCGGGAGGGCGCCGGGGACTTCTCCGGTGTCGGCGGGCACGTGTGGGACGGCGCCTGGGCGCACGCCGCCGAGCTGGTGCTGGACCCGGAGGCGGCGCCGCGGGAGCGGCGGGCGCTGCGCACCCAGGCCTGGAACCCGGTGCAGCGCGGCCCGGCCAGGCACGCCGAGTGGTGGCGGGCCCAGCGCCGCGCCGCGCTGCGCGGCGCGGCCGGGGAGATCGCGACCAACGCCGCGCTGGTCATGGTGGCGCTGCTGATGCCGGTGGCCACGGCCGTCGGCGCCGAGACCCGCCGCCGGGAGATCGCCGAGGGCAGGGACCGGCGCCGCGCCCGCTGGGAGGGCGCCCGCGCCAAGGCGGGAACGGCGCTCACCCACGTCCGCGAGCGGCTGCCGAACGGCGGTGCGGACCGGCCGGAGGACGCCGGCGACCAGCAGCGGCCGCCGAACGCCCCCTACGACCCGCTGGCCGCCCGCCGGCCGCAGACCGCCCTGCCGCGCACCGGCGAGCAGCGCAAGGTGGACCGGGGCATGCGGCAGATCGAGCGCGCGATGACCGCGGGCCGGTGCCGCCGGTTCGCCTACCCCGCGGCGCTGCTCGGCCTGGTCGACGGGGCGGGCCGGTCGATGCTCCCGCCGGAGGGCTTCTTCCCGGAGAGCCCCGGTGTGCTCGGCGCCTACCAGGGGCTGCTCGACTTCCGGGAGAGCCCGCCGGTCTCCGCCGTCGCGGATGCGGCGAGCGGCCTGACCGGCCTGCTGCCCGCCGACGCCGCTTCCCAGTGGTGGCTGCCGGTGCTGCTCGGCGCGGTGCTGATCCTGCTCGGCCGCACCGCCGCCTCCCGCAAGCGCAAGGCCCGCACCCAGCTCGCCGCCTACCGCCTCTCGGTGGCCGGCTCCGTGGCGATGGCCGTCGTACTGCTCGCCAACGGCCTGCTCACCCTGGGCGCCGGCGTCCTCATCCCGCTGGACGCCCTGCTCGGCTGA
- a CDS encoding DUF2470 domain-containing protein → MNDDHPEDTLVICRALGGVPEAGAARMTGLDGRGGDFAATVAGTEVAVRIPWRHPLTERAEIRREVVRLYREACAELGIDPEAGRDGGHG, encoded by the coding sequence ATGAACGACGACCACCCGGAGGACACCCTGGTCATCTGCCGCGCCCTGGGCGGCGTCCCGGAGGCCGGCGCCGCCCGGATGACCGGCCTGGACGGCCGGGGCGGCGACTTCGCCGCCACCGTCGCCGGCACCGAGGTCGCGGTCCGGATCCCCTGGCGGCACCCGCTGACCGAGCGCGCCGAGATCCGCCGCGAGGTGGTCCGGCTGTACCGCGAGGCCTGCGCCGAGCTCGGCATCGACCCGGAGGCCGGCCGCGACGGCGGGCACGGCTGA
- a CDS encoding YceI family protein produces MTEISEHGLVPGTWRIDRVHSQVGFNVRHMMVSRVRGRFDVFDAVLTVPEDPMAAQVRATIDASSINTHNQQRDDHMRSADFFEVAEYPEWTFVSTGVRTSGEDFLLTGDLTIKGATRPVELKLEFNGARQDTYGLQRAGFHAEGQINRKDFGVDIEMPMDGGGVVVGDRINIEIDAEFTLDQG; encoded by the coding sequence ATGACCGAGATCTCCGAGCACGGCCTCGTCCCGGGGACGTGGCGGATCGACCGGGTGCACTCCCAGGTCGGTTTCAACGTGCGGCACATGATGGTCAGCAGGGTGCGCGGCCGCTTCGACGTGTTCGACGCGGTGCTCACCGTCCCGGAGGACCCGATGGCCGCTCAGGTGCGGGCCACCATCGACGCCTCCTCGATCAACACCCACAACCAGCAGCGCGACGACCACATGCGCTCGGCGGACTTCTTCGAGGTGGCCGAGTACCCGGAGTGGACCTTCGTGTCCACCGGGGTGCGGACCTCCGGCGAGGACTTCCTGCTCACCGGCGACCTGACCATCAAGGGCGCGACCCGGCCGGTCGAGCTCAAGCTGGAGTTCAACGGGGCCCGCCAGGACACCTACGGGCTGCAGCGGGCCGGGTTCCACGCCGAGGGGCAGATCAACCGGAAGGACTTCGGCGTGGACATCGAGATGCCGATGGACGGCGGCGGCGTGGTGGTGGGCGACCGGATCAACATCGAGATCGACGCGGAGTTCACGCTCGACCAGGGCTAG
- a CDS encoding SseB family protein — protein sequence MTRPTITGAQRFLDDDGSADPELAARLEKYARGEVGDRQVLTALAPSRLLIPVVAVPAEVEEGADGLKRDKKSEVATPVMVGKDGRRGVLAFTSVEAVKRWRADARPVPVPAAEACQAALDEGADAVVVDVAGPVNFAIQGRFLTVLAEQGQVPDPKDDPQVLAKIYRVTHTEFGIERVRIHDSERADIGVRLELDKRDDSSMRRVADRLAAELAPMLPGGVELSAVVRARREG from the coding sequence GTGACCAGACCGACCATCACCGGTGCTCAGCGCTTCCTCGACGACGACGGATCGGCCGACCCCGAACTCGCCGCCCGACTGGAGAAGTACGCCCGAGGCGAGGTCGGGGACCGCCAGGTCCTCACCGCCCTCGCGCCGTCCCGCCTGCTCATCCCCGTGGTCGCCGTCCCCGCCGAGGTGGAGGAGGGCGCCGACGGCCTCAAGCGCGACAAGAAGAGCGAGGTCGCCACGCCGGTCATGGTCGGCAAGGACGGCCGCCGCGGCGTACTGGCCTTCACCTCGGTGGAGGCGGTGAAGCGGTGGCGCGCCGACGCCCGGCCGGTGCCCGTCCCGGCCGCCGAGGCCTGCCAGGCCGCGCTGGACGAGGGCGCCGACGCCGTGGTGGTGGACGTCGCCGGGCCGGTCAACTTCGCGATCCAGGGGCGCTTCCTCACCGTGCTGGCCGAGCAGGGCCAGGTCCCCGACCCCAAGGACGACCCGCAGGTCCTGGCCAAGATCTACCGGGTCACCCACACCGAGTTCGGCATCGAGCGGGTCCGCATCCACGACTCCGAGCGCGCCGACATCGGCGTCCGCCTGGAGCTGGACAAGCGCGACGACTCCTCCATGCGCCGCGTCGCCGACCGGCTCGCCGCCGAGCTCGCCCCGATGCTCCCCGGCGGCGTGGAGCTGAGCGCCGTGGTCCGCGCCCGCCGCGAGGGCTGA
- a CDS encoding prepilin peptidase, with amino-acid sequence MPPFPYFDVVLALALAPLGAAVGAALGRTVALFGPHDPDPEDDSGPPPPCCPHCAAEIPFLRGLPVPAVRGFALRGTCPSCGRTVPASIATAALTAAAFAAFGHAFAGGLGGGSPVALAALLFLAAVGVPLAVIDARVKRLPNPLVLRSYLPAAALLAAAALSTGPDWGGLTGALIGGAALYAFYFVLWFIYPAGMGWGDVKLSGLLGLYLGWQGTGSVVSATVLAFVVSALLGLGLILLRRATRKTEIPLGPFMIGAALAVLVLGDPLPLLMAA; translated from the coding sequence ATGCCCCCCTTCCCCTATTTCGACGTCGTCCTCGCGCTGGCGCTGGCCCCCCTCGGCGCCGCGGTGGGGGCGGCCCTCGGCCGCACCGTGGCGCTGTTCGGCCCGCACGACCCGGACCCGGAGGACGACTCCGGTCCGCCGCCGCCCTGCTGCCCGCACTGCGCCGCGGAGATCCCCTTCCTGCGCGGGCTGCCCGTCCCCGCGGTGCGCGGGTTCGCGCTCCGCGGCACCTGCCCGTCCTGCGGCCGGACCGTGCCCGCCTCCATCGCCACCGCCGCGCTGACCGCGGCGGCGTTCGCCGCGTTCGGCCACGCCTTCGCCGGCGGCCTGGGCGGCGGCTCCCCGGTCGCGCTGGCGGCGCTGCTCTTCCTCGCCGCGGTCGGGGTCCCGCTGGCGGTCATCGACGCCCGGGTGAAGCGGCTGCCCAACCCGCTGGTGCTGCGCTCCTACCTCCCCGCGGCGGCGCTGCTCGCCGCGGCCGCACTGAGCACCGGGCCGGACTGGGGCGGGCTGACCGGCGCACTGATCGGCGGCGCCGCGCTGTACGCCTTCTACTTCGTGCTCTGGTTCATCTACCCGGCCGGCATGGGCTGGGGCGACGTGAAGCTCTCCGGGCTGCTCGGCCTCTACCTGGGCTGGCAGGGCACGGGGAGTGTGGTGTCGGCCACCGTACTGGCCTTCGTCGTCTCCGCGCTGCTGGGCCTAGGGCTGATCCTGCTCCGCCGCGCGACCAGGAAGACCGAGATCCCGCTGGGCCCGTTCATGATCGGCGCGGCCCTGGCGGTGCTGGTCCTCGGCGACCCGCTGCCGCTGCTCATGGCGGCCTGA
- the aroC gene encoding chorismate synthase has translation MLRWLTAGESHGPALVAILEGLPAGVSVTTDDIAAALRRRRAGYGRGARMKFEQDAVTVIGGVRHGRTQGGPIAIEVANSEWPKWERVMSPDPVPEEELAQAARNAPLTRPRPGHADLVGMQKYGHSEARPILERASARETAARVAVGEVARRFCEQVLGVRILSHVVSMGTVSVPEGTLPGPDDLERIDADPLRVLDPEASARMVAEVDDTKKSGDTLGGVVEVLAYGLPPGLGSHVHWDRRLDARLAGALMGIQAIKGVEVGDGFRTAARRGSEAHDEIEPGPDGVRRRTNRAGGVEGGMTTGEPLRVRAAMKPIATVPRALDTVDVATGGPAQAHHQRSDVTAVPAAGVVAEAMVALVIAEAAVEKFGGDSVAETARNLRSYLDSLAIT, from the coding sequence ATGTTGCGCTGGCTGACCGCAGGGGAGTCCCACGGCCCGGCCCTGGTCGCGATCCTGGAGGGCCTTCCGGCCGGTGTCTCCGTCACCACGGACGACATCGCCGCCGCGCTGCGCCGCCGACGCGCCGGGTACGGCCGGGGCGCCCGGATGAAATTCGAACAGGACGCCGTGACCGTCATCGGCGGCGTCCGGCACGGCCGGACCCAGGGCGGTCCGATCGCGATCGAGGTGGCCAACTCCGAGTGGCCCAAGTGGGAGCGGGTGATGTCGCCCGACCCGGTGCCCGAGGAGGAGCTGGCCCAGGCGGCGCGGAACGCGCCGCTCACCCGGCCCCGCCCCGGCCACGCCGACCTGGTCGGCATGCAGAAGTACGGCCACTCCGAGGCCCGGCCCATCCTGGAGCGCGCCAGTGCCCGGGAGACCGCCGCCCGGGTCGCCGTCGGCGAGGTCGCCCGCCGCTTCTGCGAACAGGTGCTGGGCGTGCGCATCCTCAGCCACGTGGTGTCCATGGGCACCGTCTCCGTCCCGGAGGGCACCCTCCCCGGCCCGGACGACCTGGAGCGGATCGACGCCGACCCGCTGCGCGTGCTCGACCCCGAGGCCAGTGCGCGGATGGTCGCCGAGGTCGACGACACCAAGAAGTCCGGCGACACCCTCGGCGGCGTCGTCGAGGTCCTCGCCTACGGCCTGCCGCCCGGCCTCGGCAGCCACGTGCACTGGGACCGGCGCCTGGACGCGCGGCTGGCCGGCGCGCTGATGGGCATCCAGGCGATCAAGGGCGTCGAGGTCGGCGACGGCTTCCGCACCGCGGCCCGCCGCGGCTCGGAGGCCCACGACGAGATCGAGCCCGGCCCGGACGGCGTGCGGCGGCGCACCAACCGCGCCGGCGGCGTCGAGGGCGGGATGACCACCGGCGAGCCGCTGCGGGTGCGCGCCGCGATGAAGCCCATCGCGACCGTGCCGCGCGCGCTGGACACCGTCGACGTGGCCACCGGCGGGCCGGCGCAGGCGCACCACCAGCGCAGCGACGTCACCGCGGTGCCCGCCGCCGGCGTGGTGGCCGAGGCGATGGTCGCCCTGGTGATCGCCGAGGCCGCGGTGGAGAAGTTCGGCGGCGACTCGGTGGCCGAGACCGCCCGCAACCTCCGCTCCTACCTGGACTCGCTGGCCATCACCTGA
- a CDS encoding shikimate kinase, producing MSTPITVLIGSPGAGKSTVGRALAERLGVALMDTDDEIETRAGKPVSDIFVEDGEEAFRALERAVVAEALAGWPGVVAVGGGAVMNEETRADLARHHVVYLQVDFDDAARRVGLNQARPLLAGNPRARLKSLLEERLPVYEELATAAVSTSGLHPEEVVDAIVALLPERDGGRA from the coding sequence ATGAGCACACCGATCACGGTCCTGATCGGCTCGCCCGGCGCGGGCAAGTCCACCGTGGGGCGGGCGCTGGCCGAGCGGCTGGGCGTCGCCCTGATGGACACCGACGACGAGATCGAGACCCGGGCCGGCAAACCGGTCTCCGACATCTTCGTCGAGGACGGCGAGGAGGCGTTCCGGGCCCTGGAGCGCGCGGTGGTGGCCGAGGCCCTGGCCGGCTGGCCGGGAGTGGTCGCGGTCGGCGGCGGCGCGGTCATGAACGAGGAGACCCGCGCCGACCTGGCCCGCCACCATGTGGTCTACCTCCAGGTCGACTTCGACGACGCGGCCCGGCGGGTCGGCCTCAACCAGGCCCGCCCGCTGCTGGCCGGCAACCCGCGGGCCCGGCTGAAGAGCCTGCTGGAGGAGCGGCTCCCGGTCTACGAGGAGCTGGCCACCGCAGCGGTGTCCACCAGCGGGCTGCACCCGGAGGAGGTCGTCGACGCGATCGTCGCCCTCCTCCCCGAGCGGGACGGGGGCCGCGCGTGA